A section of the Terriglobia bacterium genome encodes:
- a CDS encoding porin family protein, translated as MKRILLFFSVVALAATSCWAQEEARHEITVQGSGFFGKTTTGSGVQNEPTNSGGLMAGYRFNINKWLAVEGDYDFFSNSQKYVTSAGNFGTQTYVHGVTGTGVVKLPALRNLKPFVLAGGGALVFDPRNTTSIERQTRGTFVYGGGADVRVIKHVGVRVQYRGFVYKTPDFSLTQLKTDKFTHAAVPSAGLVLTF; from the coding sequence ATGAAACGAATACTGCTCTTTTTCAGCGTGGTTGCGCTGGCAGCGACGTCTTGCTGGGCACAGGAAGAGGCACGGCACGAAATCACGGTCCAGGGAAGCGGCTTCTTCGGCAAAACGACAACCGGATCCGGAGTCCAAAACGAACCGACGAACTCCGGCGGATTGATGGCTGGATACCGCTTCAACATCAACAAGTGGCTCGCTGTCGAAGGAGATTACGACTTCTTCAGCAATTCGCAGAAGTATGTGACCTCAGCCGGAAACTTCGGGACGCAAACGTATGTCCACGGGGTCACCGGAACGGGTGTCGTTAAGCTGCCGGCGCTTCGTAACCTGAAGCCATTCGTCCTTGCTGGTGGCGGGGCGCTCGTGTTCGATCCGCGCAACACCACGTCGATCGAACGACAGACCCGCGGAACCTTCGTGTACGGCGGCGGCGCTGATGTGCGGGTGATAAAGCATGTCGGCGTGCGGGTGCAGTATCGCGGGTTTGTTTACAAGACACCCGACTTCAGTCTCACGCAGCTCAAAACGGACAAGTTCACACACGCCGCAGTTCCGTCGGCGGGCCTGGTGTTGACGTTCTGA
- a CDS encoding HD domain-containing protein, whose protein sequence is MGVALLGYLIARVGVGTVTDNLRAVGWGIVLILALGGMFHLVRAYAWRLTFRSDVRGLSIARLFGLRLISEATGTFGLAGQMIGDGMRVSLLGPTIPMPDRISSVALDRAAYIVSSGAVGVTGTVAAVLLLSLKGLWRVYAFAFAGTLTVVLVLALVSFARGWHICSHLMHPVQRLPWARKWLAERASVIEAAEENLLSFRSRAPKSFWTVIALYLTSQMLAITEVYLLLRFMGIGIMPLGAFVIEAFTKLVNVVGALNPGNIGTYEGGNLLVARLLGFPAAAGLTLALCRRARILFWAAIGALYLAAWSAWKGGEDSPGMIVEEEIVSPDSVAYHRLNLDLAEAFKHLHKRFWTRSVLITLVAALVTCLGPLSYAFLTHSNKTKIWLGDFGTAAVAAFASGCAILGMYPLLRKGEQYLRETASIISHANIELLSLLGTLTELRGGDTAGHTLRVTVYTMLFAEGLQLPREMLLRAVKGALLHDIGKLVIPDRIICKPGTLTREEHAEMEHHVLRGLEIVEQSELLNAAVNVVEFHHERYDGGGYPHRLQGEKIPLEARLFALVDVFDALTASRAYKPALSVAEALHVMAEERGSHFDPYLFDRFVEMAPYFERKMPREGRELKAMLLAGLTPYLDVSEISYLRRRLLAVGKDQ, encoded by the coding sequence GTGGGCGTCGCCCTGCTGGGTTACCTGATAGCCCGGGTAGGTGTAGGGACCGTCACTGACAACCTGAGGGCCGTCGGTTGGGGCATAGTCCTGATCCTCGCATTAGGAGGAATGTTCCATCTCGTGCGCGCGTATGCATGGCGACTCACGTTCCGCTCCGATGTTCGTGGTCTTTCCATCGCGCGTCTCTTCGGTCTCCGGCTGATCTCGGAGGCTACAGGCACTTTTGGACTTGCCGGCCAGATGATCGGCGACGGGATGAGAGTATCCCTGCTGGGGCCGACAATCCCGATGCCTGATCGCATCTCATCCGTCGCCCTTGACCGTGCAGCCTATATCGTGAGCTCCGGAGCCGTGGGCGTCACCGGCACTGTCGCTGCGGTCTTGCTGCTTTCCTTGAAAGGGCTCTGGCGAGTCTATGCCTTTGCGTTCGCGGGCACGCTTACGGTAGTGCTCGTGCTGGCGCTAGTCAGCTTCGCGAGAGGGTGGCACATCTGTTCGCATCTGATGCACCCGGTGCAGCGACTGCCTTGGGCCCGGAAGTGGCTGGCCGAAAGGGCTTCGGTCATCGAAGCCGCTGAAGAGAATCTTCTCAGTTTCCGTTCACGGGCTCCGAAGTCTTTCTGGACGGTGATAGCCCTGTACCTCACCTCGCAGATGCTGGCGATCACGGAGGTCTACCTTCTGTTGCGCTTCATGGGCATCGGCATCATGCCTCTCGGAGCTTTCGTCATCGAAGCCTTCACCAAGCTGGTGAATGTCGTCGGAGCGTTGAATCCGGGGAACATCGGGACGTATGAAGGCGGCAATCTGCTGGTCGCGCGACTCCTTGGTTTTCCAGCCGCCGCTGGTTTGACCCTGGCACTCTGCCGGCGGGCAAGGATCCTCTTCTGGGCGGCCATCGGTGCGTTGTACCTCGCGGCCTGGTCAGCCTGGAAAGGAGGAGAAGACAGTCCGGGCATGATTGTTGAAGAAGAAATCGTTTCTCCCGACAGTGTCGCGTACCATCGCCTTAACCTTGACCTAGCGGAAGCTTTCAAGCACCTGCACAAAAGGTTCTGGACCCGCTCTGTCCTCATCACTTTAGTGGCTGCACTCGTCACCTGCCTCGGGCCTCTTTCCTACGCTTTCCTTACGCACAGCAACAAAACAAAGATTTGGCTCGGCGACTTTGGAACCGCGGCGGTTGCCGCGTTCGCATCGGGCTGCGCCATACTTGGAATGTATCCGCTCCTGCGCAAAGGCGAGCAGTATCTTCGTGAAACAGCCTCGATCATCTCGCACGCAAACATCGAGCTGCTCTCATTACTAGGCACGCTTACAGAATTGCGAGGAGGCGATACTGCGGGACACACCCTACGTGTGACCGTCTACACGATGCTTTTTGCAGAGGGCTTACAGCTCCCGCGGGAGATGCTACTGCGGGCTGTCAAAGGGGCCCTGTTACACGACATCGGCAAGTTGGTGATTCCCGACCGTATCATCTGCAAGCCCGGGACTTTGACGCGAGAAGAACATGCAGAGATGGAACACCACGTTCTTCGTGGTTTAGAGATCGTCGAGCAATCGGAATTATTGAATGCCGCCGTCAATGTCGTTGAGTTCCATCATGAACGTTATGACGGTGGCGGTTATCCTCATCGCCTGCAAGGAGAGAAGATTCCTCTCGAAGCGCGGTTGTTCGCATTAGTTGATGTGTTCGATGCTCTCACGGCATCACGCGCATACAAACCGGCTCTCAGCGTTGCCGAAGCGCTACACGTAATGGCCGAAGAGCGCGGTTCACACTTTGATCCCTACTTGTTTGACCGTTTTGTCGAAATGGCACCGTATTTCGAGCGCAAAATGCCTCGAGAGGGGAGGGAGCTCAAGGCCATGTTGTTGGCAGGGTTGACCCCCTACCTTGACGTGTCGGAAATCAGCTACCTACGCCGCCGGCTGCTAGCGGTAGGGAAGGATCAGTGA
- a CDS encoding sigma 54-interacting transcriptional regulator: MTSAEDRYRTLLDASSAVADQPTIKAILQSLRGILSGTCSFNGAELYVLADDGDSLHVFDFDRAADAPPIKVGAKILRIGAAAQVLEEQKPVFLPDASQEMLKHPELAPFAPASVGHSTYLFPVSTSQKRYGCLAVTKLPGQGFLPDDVELLRSLASHVAVALESALARDRAELYQRQVAKERDRLRVLLEINNHVVTKLDIVELFRSASTSLRSYFDNDFTGFWLIGKESNQLELAVLDFPGSKGFLTDVAVHDLSPTEHEKLHAHKPELWSVTEIEKITGPIGANLKAESIASVALAPLTTATGTLGVLTLGSRQPNSFSQEDLDVLSQISTQIALAVDNAIAYGRVTAARDRLEDERLYLESEIRSEYSFEDIVGNSSALRAVLEQVSIVAPTGSTVLLHGETGTGKELIARAIHSNSPRRERTFVKVNCAAIPSGLLESELFGHERGAFTGALMQKKGRFELADHGTLFLDEIGDISLELQPKLLRALQEQEFERLGSTKTTHVDVRLIAATHRDIATMIGNGQFREDLFYRLNVFPIEIPPLRERSGDIPLLVHYFVSRLARRMQKQIKTIPKSAMDALVNASWPGNIRELENLIERAVILTQGTELNVPLSELKKSSSRAAAVGSKFHDVERNAIIDALKAASGKIAGPGGAAERLGLKRTTLQNKMRRLRISKPDYTSGPRS, encoded by the coding sequence ATGACGAGCGCCGAAGATCGATATCGAACTTTGCTGGACGCGTCCAGCGCCGTGGCGGATCAGCCCACGATAAAAGCCATCCTGCAGAGCCTGCGTGGCATTCTGTCCGGCACTTGCAGCTTCAATGGAGCCGAACTCTATGTCCTCGCCGATGACGGAGACAGTCTGCACGTCTTCGACTTCGATCGAGCCGCGGACGCGCCGCCGATCAAGGTTGGGGCCAAGATCTTGCGCATTGGCGCCGCCGCGCAGGTGCTCGAGGAACAGAAACCAGTTTTCCTCCCGGACGCATCGCAGGAAATGTTGAAGCATCCTGAACTGGCTCCGTTTGCACCCGCGTCTGTCGGACATAGCACCTATTTGTTTCCCGTGTCTACGTCTCAGAAACGGTATGGGTGTCTTGCAGTGACAAAGTTGCCGGGGCAGGGATTTCTCCCCGACGACGTCGAGCTGCTCCGTTCCCTGGCGTCGCACGTTGCGGTCGCGCTCGAGTCCGCGCTGGCAAGGGATCGTGCAGAGCTTTACCAGCGACAGGTGGCCAAAGAGCGGGATCGTCTCAGGGTCCTGCTCGAGATCAACAACCACGTCGTCACCAAGCTGGACATCGTGGAATTGTTCCGCTCGGCGTCGACTTCCCTCCGCAGCTATTTCGACAACGATTTCACTGGATTCTGGCTGATCGGCAAAGAGTCGAACCAGCTCGAGCTTGCGGTCCTGGATTTCCCAGGCAGTAAAGGCTTCCTGACCGATGTCGCAGTTCATGATCTCAGCCCCACTGAGCACGAGAAGCTGCATGCACACAAGCCTGAATTGTGGTCGGTCACCGAAATTGAGAAGATCACAGGCCCGATTGGCGCGAATTTGAAAGCTGAGTCAATCGCGTCCGTGGCGCTGGCGCCACTCACAACCGCAACTGGCACATTGGGAGTCCTGACACTGGGCAGCCGCCAGCCGAACAGCTTTAGCCAAGAGGACTTGGATGTCCTATCGCAGATCAGCACTCAGATAGCGCTGGCGGTCGACAACGCGATTGCTTATGGCCGTGTCACGGCAGCGAGGGATCGCCTCGAAGACGAGCGCCTGTATCTCGAATCCGAGATCCGTTCGGAATACAGCTTCGAGGACATCGTCGGGAACAGCTCGGCACTGCGGGCGGTCCTGGAACAGGTCTCCATCGTCGCCCCGACCGGTTCGACCGTGCTGCTGCATGGGGAAACGGGCACTGGCAAAGAGTTGATCGCCCGCGCCATCCACAGCAATAGCCCCCGGCGGGAGCGCACATTCGTGAAAGTGAATTGCGCCGCAATACCCTCCGGCCTTCTCGAGAGTGAGCTTTTCGGACACGAGAGAGGCGCGTTCACCGGGGCGTTGATGCAGAAGAAGGGCCGCTTCGAACTGGCCGATCACGGGACATTGTTCTTGGACGAGATCGGAGACATCAGTCTCGAGCTGCAACCGAAGTTGCTTCGGGCCCTTCAGGAACAGGAGTTCGAGCGTCTGGGCAGCACGAAGACCACGCACGTGGACGTCCGCCTTATCGCCGCCACACATCGCGATATCGCCACAATGATCGGTAACGGACAGTTTCGCGAGGACCTGTTCTACCGGCTGAACGTCTTCCCGATCGAAATTCCCCCACTCCGCGAGCGATCAGGCGACATCCCGCTTCTGGTTCATTATTTTGTTTCGCGCCTGGCCCGGCGGATGCAAAAGCAGATCAAAACCATCCCGAAGAGCGCGATGGACGCTCTGGTGAACGCGTCATGGCCCGGCAACATCCGCGAACTGGAGAACCTCATCGAGCGCGCCGTCATCCTGACCCAGGGCACTGAATTGAATGTGCCGCTCTCGGAACTTAAGAAGTCGAGCAGTCGGGCGGCGGCGGTCGGCTCCAAGTTCCATGATGTGGAACGGAACGCGATCATCGATGCGCTCAAGGCGGCTTCGGGAAAGATTGCCGGACCAGGCGGCGCCGCAGAGCGTCTAGGCCTGAAGCGTACGACTCTTCAGAACAAGATGCGGCGACTTCGGATCTCAAAGCCCGACTACACGTCCGGCCCCCGTTCCTGA
- a CDS encoding TolC family protein, with translation MTRKHLLSILFMFVLACPVLLLAQQPASPAAAEAPLLTLEDAVSIALSNNRLVKNSALEAQKFDFRLSTAQTRRLPQFQFNVLGGELMHSFDFTFDQGAFGTYPGVGPIPGTQTKIRQPARFTTYVTGAFDQPLTQQYRIGLAIRATELGRQIAKEDVRAERQKIAAEVRNAYFNLVATQAGVEAARQVVTTLEEAQRLTLRYVAEKTVLRGDSLEVDARLAQARYDLSVAQDGLATQRENLNQLLGRDLGVRFRVDPMLEADASDLPLDTARARASQNRPEIQQARLKEKQAEYDRRIAKADYIPDLSLSVRYQGLNNIKVLPTNVGTAGFFLSWEPFDWGRRRNNVAEKAKTVEQARNGIQETETKIVVEVGAKYRKWQEAALLLKAARTGHEAAAEQFRVTGNKYKEQAALIKDLLQAQARSTETEFHYQQALSSYWGALAELRRAMGEE, from the coding sequence ATGACAAGAAAGCATCTTTTATCGATTCTCTTCATGTTCGTGCTTGCATGCCCCGTCCTGTTGCTGGCCCAGCAGCCAGCGTCGCCGGCCGCGGCCGAGGCGCCACTGCTCACGCTGGAAGACGCGGTATCGATCGCGCTCAGCAACAACCGGCTGGTGAAGAACTCGGCGCTCGAGGCGCAGAAGTTTGACTTCCGGCTAAGCACGGCCCAGACCAGGCGGCTGCCTCAGTTCCAGTTCAATGTGCTGGGCGGCGAGTTGATGCACTCGTTCGACTTCACATTCGACCAGGGCGCGTTCGGCACGTATCCCGGCGTCGGGCCGATACCAGGAACCCAAACGAAGATTCGCCAACCTGCGCGATTCACCACCTATGTGACGGGTGCTTTCGACCAACCGCTCACGCAACAGTACAGGATCGGCCTGGCGATCCGCGCGACCGAACTTGGCCGGCAGATCGCCAAGGAAGACGTGCGTGCCGAGCGCCAGAAGATCGCCGCCGAGGTCCGAAACGCATATTTCAACCTGGTTGCGACCCAGGCTGGTGTAGAAGCCGCCCGCCAGGTGGTCACCACGCTCGAAGAGGCGCAGCGCCTCACGCTGCGATACGTCGCCGAGAAGACCGTGCTCCGCGGAGATTCACTGGAGGTCGATGCGCGTCTCGCGCAGGCGCGGTATGACCTGTCGGTCGCACAGGACGGGCTCGCCACCCAGCGCGAGAACTTGAATCAACTACTGGGCCGCGATCTGGGCGTGCGGTTTCGCGTCGATCCGATGCTCGAAGCCGACGCAAGCGATCTGCCGCTCGATACCGCGCGCGCGAGAGCGTCGCAAAACCGTCCGGAAATCCAGCAAGCGCGGCTCAAGGAAAAACAGGCGGAATACGACCGGCGCATCGCCAAAGCCGACTACATCCCGGACCTGAGCCTGTCGGTGAGATACCAGGGGCTCAACAACATCAAAGTGCTTCCGACGAACGTTGGCACGGCGGGCTTTTTCCTGAGCTGGGAGCCGTTCGACTGGGGACGTCGCCGCAACAATGTGGCGGAAAAAGCCAAGACGGTCGAGCAGGCCCGCAACGGCATACAAGAGACAGAAACAAAGATCGTGGTCGAAGTCGGAGCCAAGTACCGCAAGTGGCAAGAGGCGGCCCTGCTTCTCAAGGCCGCGCGCACCGGACACGAAGCGGCCGCGGAGCAATTCCGGGTCACCGGCAACAAGTACAAGGAACAGGCCGCCCTCATAAAAGACTTACTCCAGGCGCAGGCTCGAAGCACCGAGACGGAATTCCATTACCAACAGGCGCTGTCGTCGTATTGGGGTGCCCTGGCTGAATTGCGTCGGGCAATGGGAGAGGAATGA
- a CDS encoding BON domain-containing protein has protein sequence MKTLNRFLGSFLLALLLGISISALGSDVGTTTGASKDAVLTQQLQQDFSNRLEFRNVTVAVDDRVALLQGSVETYREKMDAERRARKHHGIEGVRDFIAVQPVVPVSDQELRETVANRLRYDRIGYGITFNNFEVAVKDGVVTIAGEARSYPDKASALSIVEDTPGVRDVKDEINVLPLSEFDDELRVRTAMAIYRDPALQKYSLDPQAPIRIVVENGNVKLYGVVDSAMDKQIAEMRAREVGGVFSVENHLLVANQ, from the coding sequence ATGAAGACCCTGAACCGATTTCTCGGGTCCTTCCTACTCGCGCTCTTGCTGGGGATTTCTATCTCTGCGCTGGGGAGCGATGTAGGAACCACAACTGGGGCGAGTAAGGACGCCGTTCTCACTCAGCAACTGCAGCAAGATTTCAGCAACCGCCTGGAGTTCCGCAACGTCACCGTCGCGGTTGACGATCGAGTCGCACTGCTGCAAGGCTCGGTTGAGACCTATCGCGAAAAAATGGACGCCGAGCGTCGAGCGCGCAAGCACCATGGAATTGAGGGGGTGCGCGATTTCATCGCGGTGCAACCGGTTGTCCCAGTTTCCGACCAGGAACTACGTGAAACCGTTGCCAATCGGCTCCGCTATGACCGCATTGGCTACGGGATCACATTCAACAATTTCGAAGTGGCTGTGAAAGATGGCGTCGTAACCATCGCCGGCGAGGCCCGGAGCTACCCGGACAAAGCTTCCGCCCTCAGCATTGTCGAGGACACTCCTGGCGTGCGTGACGTGAAGGACGAAATTAACGTCCTGCCACTCTCTGAATTTGACGATGAGTTGCGCGTACGCACGGCTATGGCGATCTACCGTGATCCCGCGCTCCAGAAATATTCGCTGGATCCACAGGCTCCTATCCGCATTGTGGTTGAAAACGGAAATGTAAAGCTGTACGGAGTTGTGGATAGCGCGATGGACAAGCAGATCGCCGAGATGCGCGCCCGCGAGGTAGGTGGGGTGTTCTCGGTCGAGAATCACCTGCTGGTAGCCAATCAGTGA
- a CDS encoding efflux RND transporter periplasmic adaptor subunit, translating to MKTLKTYTVLLLALVLAGCGSKKPLQQAPQAVQTQRLQSDGTPTTGGLRFSAVVTPDAQVPLSFRIPGYVVSLKQVRGQDGRMRDLAEGDRVGKGAALVQIRASEYQDKVRQASSQAAAAEAIAQKAKLDFDRATRLFDTQSITKPDFDAARAQYDATQSEVRAARAATSEAEVALRDTSVVAPFDGDIVKKAVELGSFVGPGIPVFAMAKTDVVKIVIGVPDTSLRLIKLGQPVEVAVDAFPTRTFQARISRMASAADATTRNFEVEVAIPNRDHLLKVGMIGSLQLPAAEGETQRSALQVPLSAIVQGKEGKYGVFVVSASNGGQVAMLRPIEVGRVIGSDIGVTRGLATGDEVITTGANLLKDGQRVEVIQ from the coding sequence ATGAAGACGCTTAAGACATACACAGTTCTGTTGCTCGCATTGGTGTTGGCCGGCTGTGGCTCAAAGAAGCCGCTCCAGCAAGCACCGCAGGCAGTCCAAACACAACGGCTGCAGTCCGATGGAACCCCCACCACCGGCGGGCTGCGCTTCTCCGCCGTGGTAACCCCCGATGCGCAGGTTCCGCTGTCCTTCCGGATCCCCGGATATGTCGTTTCATTGAAGCAGGTCCGGGGCCAGGACGGCAGGATGCGCGACCTCGCCGAAGGCGACCGCGTCGGCAAGGGCGCCGCCCTCGTCCAGATCAGGGCGTCGGAATACCAGGACAAGGTGCGCCAGGCGTCCTCGCAGGCCGCGGCCGCCGAAGCGATCGCGCAGAAGGCGAAGCTTGATTTCGATCGCGCTACTCGCCTGTTCGACACCCAGAGCATCACGAAGCCCGACTTCGACGCGGCGCGCGCGCAATATGACGCCACGCAGAGCGAAGTGCGGGCCGCTCGGGCAGCAACCAGCGAGGCCGAGGTCGCCCTTCGTGATACCTCGGTGGTAGCTCCCTTCGACGGCGACATCGTGAAGAAGGCGGTGGAACTTGGCTCGTTCGTCGGCCCCGGAATTCCCGTGTTCGCCATGGCCAAGACCGATGTCGTGAAAATCGTCATCGGCGTGCCGGACACGTCGCTGCGATTGATCAAGCTCGGCCAGCCGGTCGAAGTGGCTGTGGACGCATTCCCCACGCGTACTTTCCAGGCGCGGATCAGCCGCATGGCATCGGCAGCCGACGCGACCACCCGCAACTTTGAGGTCGAGGTCGCTATCCCCAATCGCGACCACCTGCTGAAGGTCGGGATGATCGGCTCCTTGCAGCTACCTGCGGCCGAAGGCGAGACACAGCGGTCTGCATTGCAGGTCCCCCTCTCCGCTATCGTCCAGGGGAAGGAGGGAAAGTATGGCGTGTTCGTGGTCTCCGCCTCGAACGGTGGACAAGTTGCCATGCTGCGCCCCATCGAGGTCGGACGCGTGATCGGGTCCGACATAGGTGTTACCCGTGGCCTTGCCACTGGCGACGAAGTCATCACCACGGGCGCAAACCTGCTCAAGGATGGGCAGCGGGTGGAGGTGATCCAGTGA
- a CDS encoding PP2C family protein-serine/threonine phosphatase has protein sequence MSVLVLTIVVVAGISAVAFADKSVASFSLAPLYFLPLALSALVHPLRISLAFSIVCLVLHDLVGPMPDLGTRHLTRDATTLLGYVFVVVVVNLLGAQRRRLAEFAERQRDELANEIQLAAEVQQDILPRSIPQVPGFDFAARMYPAKTVAGDYYGFIELPAGEIAVVIADVSGKGVAAGLLMPSIEVALRMDAARSPSTSDLLQTFNNVVCQITSGRRFISMFYGKLSPQSQSLEYTNAGHNPPLVIRAGADPSPLGKGGPVLGVLPGSHYESEKISLRHGDVLVLYTDGVVEAENPAGEQYSPQRLASIVSSHRQQSPSELIETIYASVSDFRGTTLLSDDITLVVLKTL, from the coding sequence ATGAGCGTTCTCGTTCTCACCATTGTGGTGGTGGCGGGGATCTCTGCGGTAGCCTTCGCGGACAAATCCGTGGCTTCGTTTTCCCTCGCTCCTCTGTATTTCCTGCCATTAGCTCTGAGCGCTCTAGTCCATCCGCTTCGCATCAGTCTTGCGTTTTCGATTGTCTGTCTGGTTCTGCATGATCTTGTTGGCCCTATGCCTGATCTTGGAACCCGACACTTAACCAGGGATGCGACTACCCTTCTTGGATATGTCTTCGTTGTCGTCGTTGTGAACCTCCTGGGAGCGCAGCGACGACGACTAGCGGAGTTTGCCGAGAGACAGCGCGACGAGCTGGCAAACGAAATTCAGTTGGCTGCAGAGGTGCAACAGGACATCCTGCCTCGTTCCATTCCACAGGTGCCGGGATTTGACTTCGCGGCGCGAATGTACCCAGCCAAGACAGTGGCGGGGGACTACTACGGATTCATTGAGCTTCCCGCAGGCGAGATCGCCGTGGTGATTGCCGATGTTTCCGGGAAAGGGGTCGCCGCTGGTCTGTTGATGCCTTCCATTGAGGTTGCTTTGCGCATGGACGCGGCACGATCGCCGAGCACGAGCGATCTTTTGCAAACGTTCAACAACGTCGTTTGTCAGATCACGAGCGGGCGCCGGTTTATTTCGATGTTTTATGGAAAGCTCTCCCCTCAGTCGCAGTCTTTGGAATATACGAATGCCGGACACAACCCGCCGCTAGTGATTCGTGCCGGCGCAGATCCAAGTCCACTCGGCAAAGGAGGCCCGGTGCTGGGTGTGCTTCCCGGTTCGCACTACGAGAGTGAGAAGATCAGTCTCCGCCACGGAGACGTTCTCGTTTTGTACACGGACGGTGTGGTTGAAGCTGAGAATCCAGCAGGAGAACAATATTCTCCACAGCGACTCGCAAGCATCGTGAGTTCTCATCGGCAACAGAGTCCCAGTGAACTAATCGAGACGATTTATGCGTCGGTCAGTGACTTTCGGGGAACAACCCTGCTCAGTGACGATATTACATTGGTGGTACTCAAGACGTTGTAG
- a CDS encoding DUF3300 domain-containing protein, whose translation MQTRKPILILAVLIVLAVAPVLSFAQGTPAPSFTPEQLDKLVARVALYPDALLAQVLAAATYSDQIPDAARWADQHHYLTGQALADAIQADHLPWDPSVQALLPFPSVLDMMASNMSWTTDLGNAFLSQQQDVMDAVQRERRKAKDYGYLRSNAQIIVSDGPYITIVPVHPAYIPVLYYDPAIVFFPPQPGIVVDGAIRFGFFVTIGDFFRPWGWGYCRFDWGSHVVIINNAPWRRTWINRREYVHPYEVRRYRLEERLPERHVLHERTERERTAAREGRHPVEEHRDHRSR comes from the coding sequence ATGCAGACTAGAAAACCAATTCTCATCCTTGCAGTTCTGATTGTTTTAGCAGTTGCTCCCGTTCTCAGTTTTGCGCAGGGCACGCCTGCTCCGTCGTTCACGCCGGAGCAGCTCGACAAGCTGGTAGCGCGCGTTGCGCTGTATCCGGATGCGCTCCTGGCGCAGGTGCTTGCGGCCGCGACGTATTCCGACCAGATTCCGGATGCGGCGCGCTGGGCCGATCAGCATCATTACCTTACCGGGCAAGCCCTGGCCGACGCGATCCAGGCGGATCATCTTCCGTGGGATCCCAGCGTGCAGGCGTTGCTGCCATTCCCCTCGGTGCTCGATATGATGGCCTCCAATATGAGCTGGACCACCGATCTTGGCAACGCGTTCCTCTCGCAGCAACAGGACGTGATGGACGCGGTGCAGAGAGAGCGCAGGAAGGCCAAGGATTACGGATATCTGCGCAGCAACGCACAGATCATCGTCAGCGATGGGCCGTACATCACGATTGTGCCCGTGCATCCCGCCTACATCCCGGTGCTGTACTATGACCCGGCGATTGTTTTCTTCCCGCCGCAGCCCGGGATCGTGGTCGACGGCGCAATCCGCTTTGGGTTCTTCGTGACCATCGGGGATTTCTTTCGCCCGTGGGGCTGGGGATATTGCCGCTTTGATTGGGGCTCGCACGTGGTGATCATCAACAACGCGCCCTGGCGGCGGACCTGGATCAACCGGCGTGAATACGTTCATCCCTACGAGGTCCGGCGATACAGGTTGGAAGAGCGGCTTCCCGAGCGGCATGTGCTGCACGAGCGCACCGAGCGTGAGCGCACGGCTGCGCGTGAAGGGCGCCACCCCGTGGAAGAGCATCGCGATCACCGCTCGCGCTAG
- a CDS encoding DedA family protein: MNTVFQFVLKHGYSILFAALFAHQVGLPLPGPLFLLAAGALAAGGKLGLVTSFGLAVIACVLADWVWYEAGRRRGDKVLHFIHRLTPDPDFHDRRAKETFARYGLALLVVAKFIPGLDAVTPPLAGTSRTGRLRFFAFDALGASLYSGVYSALGFVFSHDLDRAVAYAGRVGAVLAGVTIAALFIYVVRKLVLRHRLASDLRRGRALLQAGIATVKRQVASTMTGDWPSLAYFPVPWPAMHMTCARHGTRTNRWGD; encoded by the coding sequence ATGAACACGGTCTTCCAATTCGTTCTGAAGCATGGCTACTCAATCCTGTTCGCCGCGTTATTCGCGCACCAGGTTGGCCTGCCGCTGCCGGGGCCCCTGTTTCTCCTTGCGGCTGGGGCATTGGCCGCCGGCGGGAAGTTGGGCCTCGTCACGTCGTTCGGTCTGGCGGTCATTGCCTGTGTCCTGGCTGATTGGGTGTGGTACGAGGCGGGTCGGCGCCGGGGAGACAAGGTCCTGCACTTCATTCACCGGCTCACACCAGACCCTGACTTCCACGATCGCCGGGCGAAAGAAACCTTTGCTCGGTACGGCCTGGCGCTGCTCGTCGTGGCCAAGTTCATTCCAGGGCTGGACGCGGTAACGCCTCCTCTGGCGGGCACATCCCGCACTGGCCGGCTCCGTTTCTTCGCGTTTGATGCACTTGGCGCCAGCCTCTATTCAGGCGTGTATTCCGCACTCGGCTTTGTCTTCAGCCATGACCTGGACCGTGCCGTTGCCTACGCCGGCAGAGTGGGAGCGGTGTTAGCGGGCGTGACCATCGCTGCGCTGTTCATCTACGTCGTTCGCAAGTTGGTTCTGCGCCACCGCTTGGCGAGCGACCTGCGGCGCGGCCGGGCCCTCCTGCAGGCAGGGATCGCGACCGTGAAGCGGCAAGTCGCGTCGACGATGACGGGGGACTGGCCGTCGCTGGCTTATTTCCCAGTCCCGTGGCCGGCGATGCACATGACCTGCGCTAGACACGGAACGAGAACTAATCGTTGGGGAGATTGA